A genome region from Oncorhynchus masou masou isolate Uvic2021 chromosome 14, UVic_Omas_1.1, whole genome shotgun sequence includes the following:
- the LOC135554378 gene encoding phosphatidylcholine transfer protein-like isoform X1 translates to MSLHFTDEEFLEAWKELDKPQLEGGWEFFTETMGVKIYRLYDKETGLYEYKVLGVLATCTPELCADVYMDLPYRKQWDGYVKELHEKDYDGRSAIYWEVKYPFPLSNRDYVYVRERRDIDMDSRKIWVVLAKSSPQSPLPEKSGVQRVNDYKQTVAMESDGACGTKERSACLPYRHAEGLWQLLKLLPEEQEMNALCGKSHQSHKDCIFSAHRSIKSTLSV, encoded by the exons ATGTCGCTGCACTTTACAGATGAGGAATTTCTGGAGGCATGGAAGGAATTAGATAAACCTCAGTTGGAGGGGGGGTGGGAGTTTTTCACAGAGACAATGGGTGTCAAAATTTACCGGCTGTATGACAAG GAAACTGGACTTTATGAGTACAAAGTCTTGGGAGTGCTTGCCACCTGCACTCCAGAACTGTGTGCTGATGTCTACATGGACTTGCCCTATCGGAAACAATGGGATGGATATGTCAAAG AGCTGCATGAGAAGGACTATGATGGTCGTTCAGCAATCTACTGGGAGGTGAAATACCCTTTTCCTCTGTCAAACAGAGAC TACGTGTACGTCAGGGAGCGGAGGGACATTGACATGGACAGCAGGAAGATCTGGGTGGTCCTGGCTAAGAGCTCCCCACAGTCCCCGTTACCAGAGAAGAGTGGGGTGCAGCGAGTGAATGACTACAAGCAGACTGTGGCCATGGAGAGTGATGGTGCCTGTGGCACTAAAG AGCGGAGTGCCTGCCTTCCTTACAGACATGCAGAAGGCCTGTGGCAATTACTCAAACTACTGCCAGAAGAACAAGAAATGAACGCCCTTTGTGGGAAGTCGCATCAAAGCCACAAGGATTGCATTTTTTCAGCCCATCGTTCAATAAAGTCTACACTTAGTGTCTGA
- the LOC135553809 gene encoding transmembrane protein 100-like, which yields MPEEPSKDPMTVPATPERAVMEKANINDHTPTVTIIAIPLVTEIQLNAATGGAELSCYRCTVPFGVVILIAGIVVTSVAYSFNSHGSTISYFGLVLLSVGLVLLALSAVCWKMRLERKKERRRESQTALVANQRSIFA from the coding sequence ATGCCAGAGGAACCCAGTAAAGACCCCATGACAGTGCCAGCAACCCCAGAAAGAGCTGTCATGGAGAAGGCCAACATCAATGACCACACTCCGACTGTGACTATAATAGCTATCCCTTTGGTCACTGAAATCCAACTGAACGCGGCAACAGGTGGTGCAGAACTCTCCTGCTATCGTTGCACAGTGCCGTTTGGTGTGGTCATTCTCATTGCCGGTATCGTGGTCACTTCTGTGGCCTACAGCTTCAATTCACATGGGTCCACCATCTCCTACTTTGGGCTGGTGCTACTATCTGTTGGACTGGTGCTATTGGCACTAAGTGCGGTATGCTGGAAGATGAGActtgagagaaagaaggagaggcgGAGGGAAAGCCAAACTGCATTGGTCGCAAACCAGAGGAGCATCTTTGCATGA
- the LOC135554378 gene encoding phosphatidylcholine transfer protein-like isoform X2, with protein MSLHFTDEEFLEAWKELDKPQLEGGWEFFTETMGVKIYRLYDKETGLYEYKVLGVLATCTPELCADVYMDLPYRKQWDGYVKELHEKDYDGRSAIYWEVKYPFPLSNRDYVYVRERRDIDMDSRKIWVVLAKSSPQSPLPEKSGVQRVNDYKQTVAMESDGACGTKVLMNYFDNPGGNIPTWLVNWAAKSGVPAFLTDMQKACGNYSNYCQKNKK; from the exons ATGTCGCTGCACTTTACAGATGAGGAATTTCTGGAGGCATGGAAGGAATTAGATAAACCTCAGTTGGAGGGGGGGTGGGAGTTTTTCACAGAGACAATGGGTGTCAAAATTTACCGGCTGTATGACAAG GAAACTGGACTTTATGAGTACAAAGTCTTGGGAGTGCTTGCCACCTGCACTCCAGAACTGTGTGCTGATGTCTACATGGACTTGCCCTATCGGAAACAATGGGATGGATATGTCAAAG AGCTGCATGAGAAGGACTATGATGGTCGTTCAGCAATCTACTGGGAGGTGAAATACCCTTTTCCTCTGTCAAACAGAGAC TACGTGTACGTCAGGGAGCGGAGGGACATTGACATGGACAGCAGGAAGATCTGGGTGGTCCTGGCTAAGAGCTCCCCACAGTCCCCGTTACCAGAGAAGAGTGGGGTGCAGCGAGTGAATGACTACAAGCAGACTGTGGCCATGGAGAGTGATGGTGCCTGTGGCACTAAAG TCCTCATGAATTACTTTGATAACCCTGGTGGTAATATTCCAACCTGGCTTGTGAACTGGGCAGCCAAG AGCGGAGTGCCTGCCTTCCTTACAGACATGCAGAAGGCCTGTGGCAATTACTCAAACTACTGCCAGAAGAACAAGAAATGA